A DNA window from uncultured Methanoregula sp. contains the following coding sequences:
- a CDS encoding response regulator has protein sequence MARNLKIYYVEDDKILSELERLLLERLGYRIVGCADNAQQAIAGIQKTAPDLVLVDIELHGKQDGFSIGDFLAKAMIPFIYVSAHHDEGVLEKAKRTEPDGFLTKPFNDSQLRVAIEMASRK, from the coding sequence ATGGCACGGAACCTGAAGATCTATTATGTCGAGGATGACAAGATTTTATCCGAGCTGGAGCGCCTGCTCCTGGAACGGCTCGGGTACCGTATCGTGGGATGTGCGGACAACGCACAACAGGCAATAGCCGGGATCCAGAAGACCGCGCCGGACCTGGTCCTCGTGGACATCGAACTTCACGGCAAGCAGGACGGTTTTTCCATTGGGGATTTCCTGGCAAAAGCCATGATTCCCTTCATTTACGTGAGCGCCCATCACGATGAAGGGGTTCTTGAAAAAGCGAAGAGGACCGAGCCGGACGGTTTTCTCACCAAACCCTTCAATGACAGCCAGCTCCGGGTGGCAATCGAGATGGCAAGCCGGAAATGA
- a CDS encoding archaellin/type IV pilin N-terminal domain-containing protein, with the protein MKSYDNAFTGLEAAIVLIAFVVVAAVFSYVVLGAGFFTTQKSQEVVHTGVQQASSTLQVFGNVYGIGTPGSALTMVNFTLGLAPGGSPIDFDKVSITYSNASTLETLSHVTTRGASIAGGQWVISAVQNQITDDNVLEKGEQFEISTQPTNPIPKDDHFSIEIKPAIGAAFSIVRNAPASIQGVNVLY; encoded by the coding sequence ATGAAATCCTATGACAATGCATTTACCGGTCTCGAGGCTGCAATAGTCCTAATTGCATTTGTTGTCGTTGCGGCAGTCTTCTCGTACGTAGTGCTGGGCGCCGGGTTCTTCACGACCCAGAAGAGCCAGGAAGTGGTTCACACGGGCGTGCAGCAGGCAAGCTCAACCCTTCAGGTGTTCGGGAACGTGTACGGCATAGGCACACCGGGAAGCGCACTCACCATGGTCAATTTCACCCTTGGGCTCGCCCCGGGCGGCTCACCGATTGATTTCGACAAAGTCTCCATAACCTACAGCAATGCATCAACCCTTGAAACCCTCTCCCACGTGACCACCAGGGGGGCATCGATCGCAGGAGGACAGTGGGTCATCTCTGCAGTCCAGAACCAGATCACGGACGATAACGTGCTCGAAAAAGGCGAACAGTTCGAGATCAGCACACAGCCGACAAACCCGATACCCAAGGACGACCATTTCTCCATTGAGATCAAACCGGCTATCGGGGCGGCATTCTCCATTGTCAGGAATGCACCGGCTTCTATCCAGGGTGTAAACGTCCTGTACTAA
- a CDS encoding winged helix-turn-helix transcriptional regulator: MRKHVLVLCAAILLLFLLAAPVVSAQEYVVRSGYDSPVPAGAEARVPVPVPFWSLPFWVILAQLVLFPPELFLAIKLWAYLGFRQVSGANVLDQDVRARIYEYIRSNPGIHMRGLSSEMSIRMGTLRYHLGVLRHTHKIAVSEDQATIRFYENSGTYSPEEQQIHKHIRNPTTRKILAILLDRPVATRQDIADAVGISGPSVSWHMKRLEEDNLVLSRREGRMVSYGIPAPVAGYLSRHIRPPAEAPAQECRGIAGQV, translated from the coding sequence ATGAGAAAACACGTGCTTGTTCTTTGTGCAGCAATCCTTCTTCTTTTCCTGCTGGCAGCACCGGTTGTCTCGGCCCAGGAGTACGTGGTGCGGTCCGGTTACGACAGCCCGGTGCCGGCCGGGGCCGAAGCCCGTGTCCCGGTACCGGTCCCGTTCTGGTCCCTCCCTTTCTGGGTGATCCTTGCCCAGCTCGTCCTCTTTCCCCCCGAGCTATTCCTTGCAATAAAACTCTGGGCATACCTTGGCTTCCGGCAGGTCTCGGGTGCAAACGTGCTCGACCAGGATGTCCGGGCCCGGATCTACGAGTATATCCGGAGCAACCCGGGTATCCACATGCGGGGGCTCTCGTCCGAGATGTCCATCCGGATGGGAACCCTGCGCTACCACCTTGGTGTGCTCCGGCATACCCACAAGATTGCTGTCAGCGAGGACCAGGCCACGATCCGGTTCTACGAGAACAGCGGAACCTACAGCCCCGAAGAGCAGCAGATCCACAAGCACATCCGGAACCCAACAACCCGGAAGATCCTCGCAATCCTGCTCGATCGACCGGTGGCCACCCGGCAGGATATTGCGGATGCAGTCGGGATCTCGGGGCCGTCCGTATCATGGCACATGAAACGGCTCGAAGAGGACAATCTTGTCCTCTCCCGGCGCGAGGGCCGGATGGTGAGCTACGGTATCCCGGCGCCGGTAGCCGGGTACCTGAGCCGGCATATCCGGCCACCGGCAGAGGCACCGGCCCAGGAATGCCGTGGTATTGCCGGCCAGGTATGA
- a CDS encoding ABC transporter ATP-binding protein has product MIQLEHLTKEYNRVRAVDDLNLEIPDGEIFGLLGPNGAGKSTTILMLVGLIGPSAGRCLVNGLDVARAPIKVKQQIGYMPEDVGFYATLSADENLAYFGRLYGMDPRTIARKTGELLTLVGLDGVKKDVGGYSKGMRQRLGLAKALLNDPAVIILDEPTANLDPQGVADYRKIITDIAREGKTVVVSSHILEEVSRVSTSVGILSAGKLVAKGSWQDLARELSTRAGSHITIRVETPDEMPVFDHPDLVSIDRNRDGHGAVIVARTDLRDTIALHMAQHGVRIREISREGISLEETFLSYYQVAG; this is encoded by the coding sequence ATGATACAACTCGAACATCTGACAAAAGAGTATAACCGCGTCCGCGCAGTTGACGACCTGAACCTGGAGATCCCGGATGGGGAGATCTTCGGGCTCCTTGGCCCCAACGGGGCGGGTAAAAGCACTACGATCCTGATGCTCGTAGGCCTCATCGGCCCTTCAGCCGGCCGTTGCCTGGTGAACGGGCTTGATGTTGCCCGCGCCCCGATCAAAGTCAAGCAGCAGATCGGGTACATGCCCGAAGATGTAGGGTTCTATGCAACGCTCAGCGCGGACGAGAACCTTGCCTACTTTGGCAGGCTGTACGGGATGGATCCCCGCACCATTGCACGGAAGACGGGTGAACTCCTCACGCTTGTCGGCCTCGATGGGGTGAAAAAGGACGTTGGCGGGTACTCGAAAGGCATGCGCCAGCGCCTCGGGCTTGCAAAAGCTCTCCTCAACGACCCCGCGGTCATCATTCTCGATGAGCCTACCGCAAACCTCGACCCGCAGGGCGTTGCTGACTACCGGAAGATCATAACGGACATAGCCCGCGAGGGAAAGACCGTGGTGGTTTCTTCCCATATCCTCGAGGAAGTCAGCCGGGTCAGCACCTCTGTAGGGATTCTCTCGGCCGGAAAACTGGTTGCGAAGGGATCCTGGCAGGATCTGGCCCGCGAGCTCTCGACCCGGGCCGGAAGCCATATCACTATCCGCGTGGAGACGCCGGATGAAATGCCGGTATTCGACCACCCGGACTTGGTCAGCATCGACAGGAACCGGGACGGGCATGGTGCGGTTATTGTTGCCCGGACAGATCTCAGGGACACAATAGCCCTGCATATGGCACAACATGGCGTACGGATCCGGGAGATCTCCCGCGAAGGGATCTCACTTGAAGAAACATTCCTTTCCTACTACCAGGTAGCGGGGTAA
- a CDS encoding ABC transporter permease subunit, which produces MAGTRLLTIAKKEFFDHVRSRKFLLIFGILLVVAIVGMIGGIAEYNKSLDQYNKHQSTAMSPLSSYMPVKPSILSVFSSVATYLVFVGGVLGIAMGFDLVSREKESKSLKILLSHPVYRDEVINGKAVGGIAALAGALGVVLIIALATLLVYGIIPDGNELVLTCVFATVSFLLIFSYFAIALFMSTVMEESGQALIYTIIIFIVLSVLVPTLANNTVTEIVIGSQPEFPQELLDQVQTVQSSNDSKTATFSAKSSMDTSDAWQRFNERMDTYWEKRQAMHDTLALFSPTMNYESVTSSVTNQVSANLMSVGSVSVVSSFSVSKAPDADIGGLLGKIIPNIIALLLFPAVFFGLAYVQFMRLDVR; this is translated from the coding sequence ATGGCAGGAACACGGCTTTTAACCATTGCAAAAAAAGAGTTCTTCGACCATGTCCGGAGCCGCAAGTTTCTCCTCATATTCGGGATCCTCCTCGTGGTCGCCATCGTGGGCATGATCGGGGGAATCGCCGAGTACAACAAGAGCCTCGACCAGTACAACAAGCACCAGTCAACCGCGATGTCACCGCTTTCCAGTTACATGCCGGTCAAGCCGTCCATTCTCTCGGTCTTCTCCTCGGTTGCAACGTACCTGGTCTTCGTGGGCGGCGTGCTCGGGATAGCCATGGGATTCGATCTCGTATCGCGGGAGAAGGAGAGCAAATCCTTGAAGATCCTCCTCTCCCACCCGGTGTACCGCGACGAGGTGATCAATGGCAAGGCGGTCGGGGGAATTGCTGCACTTGCCGGTGCGCTCGGTGTTGTCCTCATCATCGCCCTTGCAACCCTGCTTGTTTACGGGATCATCCCGGATGGGAACGAGCTGGTCCTCACCTGTGTTTTTGCCACGGTCTCGTTCCTCCTCATCTTCTCGTACTTCGCTATCGCGCTCTTCATGTCGACAGTAATGGAAGAGAGCGGCCAGGCCCTCATCTACACAATCATCATCTTCATTGTTCTCTCAGTGCTCGTGCCCACGCTCGCGAACAACACCGTGACCGAGATCGTTATTGGCAGCCAGCCGGAGTTCCCGCAGGAGCTTCTCGATCAGGTGCAGACGGTACAGAGTTCCAACGATAGCAAAACGGCAACATTCTCAGCAAAGTCCTCCATGGATACCAGCGATGCCTGGCAACGGTTCAACGAGCGGATGGACACTTACTGGGAGAAACGGCAGGCCATGCACGATACGCTCGCCCTCTTCTCCCCGACCATGAATTATGAGTCCGTCACATCGTCAGTAACGAACCAGGTATCCGCGAACCTCATGAGTGTGGGATCGGTCAGTGTTGTTTCCTCGTTCAGCGTATCCAAAGCACCGGATGCCGACATCGGCGGCCTGTTAGGCAAAATCATTCCCAACATTATCGCGCTCCTCCTCTTCCCGGCCGTCTTTTTCGGCCTCGCCTACGTGCAGTTTATGCGGCTGGATGTGCGATGA
- a CDS encoding NEW3 domain-containing protein translates to MTRIPALRRRGKSPLLFLGLMLIAALFILLPQPGSAELSTSQDTYIGITCDVPGQIIEAGEVAKFNLKVTNTGQENNKRMWTESFDSEKYEWEIRFLDGETEINKLSLPPGGTKTITLAVDTSSDTPVGEYAVRVHIGDGWYWAYVTIDKTHKGEMGTLKLSTVDKDGEKIKGAKVLLIRNEDHKRIDQVMSTADGKVSADVAPGKYTLKITRDGYTEVEKKDVRIKGGITTDAGTVMLEKALFAAEITLVSPVITTTSDKKPRYDLTIRNLGKSDDTFRLGTEALPQGWYVRYEAKSVPGTDIAEIFIKSGEEKALVIEAIPPYDVAVGEYRLPLLIDSSASSYPENLTAKIKGNYELKVYADQYQYPMNKGGSLDFAIRLTNAGNAGTLTNVRAVVSAPEGWNAQVEPETIAGINPGESATVKLRIIPPGNIVASEYKISVKVKSDQTEKSDDFRITVREQSLVAVFGIALLALVIGGVYYMIRKYSRR, encoded by the coding sequence ATGACCCGGATACCGGCACTGCGGCGGAGGGGAAAAAGCCCCCTCCTTTTCCTCGGCCTTATGCTTATTGCAGCGCTCTTCATCCTGCTGCCCCAGCCGGGCTCAGCCGAGCTCTCGACATCGCAGGACACCTACATAGGGATCACCTGCGATGTGCCCGGGCAGATCATCGAAGCCGGCGAAGTGGCGAAATTCAATCTGAAAGTCACCAATACCGGCCAGGAGAATAACAAGAGGATGTGGACCGAGTCGTTCGATTCTGAAAAATACGAATGGGAGATACGGTTCCTGGATGGCGAGACAGAGATCAACAAGCTCTCCCTGCCACCCGGAGGAACCAAGACCATAACCCTTGCTGTCGATACCAGCTCCGACACCCCGGTGGGGGAGTATGCCGTGCGGGTCCATATCGGAGACGGCTGGTACTGGGCGTACGTGACCATCGACAAGACCCACAAGGGCGAGATGGGAACCCTCAAACTGAGTACCGTGGACAAGGATGGTGAGAAGATCAAGGGGGCAAAAGTCCTGCTCATCAGGAACGAGGATCACAAGAGGATCGACCAGGTGATGAGCACAGCGGACGGGAAAGTCTCGGCCGATGTCGCACCCGGGAAATACACCCTTAAGATCACCAGGGACGGCTACACGGAAGTGGAGAAGAAAGATGTCCGGATCAAGGGGGGCATCACTACCGACGCAGGAACCGTGATGCTTGAAAAAGCCCTCTTTGCTGCCGAAATAACACTCGTCTCTCCTGTCATCACCACGACATCCGATAAGAAGCCCCGCTATGATCTGACGATCCGCAACCTGGGCAAGAGCGACGACACGTTCCGGCTCGGCACCGAGGCGCTTCCGCAGGGATGGTACGTGCGGTATGAGGCGAAGAGCGTACCGGGAACCGACATCGCGGAGATCTTCATCAAAAGCGGGGAGGAAAAGGCGCTTGTTATCGAAGCGATCCCCCCCTACGATGTTGCAGTAGGCGAGTACCGGCTCCCGCTTCTCATCGATTCCTCAGCTTCATCCTATCCCGAGAACCTGACAGCCAAGATCAAGGGGAACTACGAGCTCAAAGTATATGCCGACCAGTACCAGTATCCCATGAACAAGGGCGGCTCCCTCGACTTCGCCATCCGGCTGACCAATGCCGGCAATGCCGGGACTCTGACGAATGTCAGGGCTGTGGTCTCAGCACCGGAGGGATGGAATGCCCAGGTCGAGCCCGAGACGATAGCGGGCATCAATCCGGGAGAGTCCGCAACCGTGAAACTTCGGATCATCCCTCCGGGGAACATCGTGGCAAGCGAGTACAAGATCTCTGTGAAAGTGAAGTCCGACCAGACCGAGAAGAGCGATGATTTCCGGATCACCGTGCGCGAACAGTCACTTGTCGCAGTCTTCGGGATTGCGCTCCTGGCGCTCGTTATCGGAGGGGTTTATTATATGATCAGGAAATACAGCAGGAGATGA
- a CDS encoding ribonuclease Z — translation MGAHQQATMQVTFLGTNGWFDTPAGNTISTLVQSEEYDIIFDAGNGIAKADRYISQKKPVFLFISHFHIDHIAGLHTLCKFRLKKGLFIFSQPGSAALLDRFVADPFTVPFDILPFNVTVRELEAGTHKIPFGLTCLPLVHPAPCFGYRLELDGKVVTYCTDTGVCENAVTLGRNADLLITECGLRSGEVSPDWPHLNPENAIGIAREARAKRLALTHFGAEVYGTVQERLAVQERLSKECPGLIAAMDNMTLDL, via the coding sequence ATGGGAGCGCACCAACAGGCTACTATGCAGGTGACGTTCCTTGGAACCAACGGCTGGTTCGACACCCCCGCCGGCAACACGATCTCAACCCTCGTACAGTCGGAAGAATATGATATCATATTCGATGCCGGCAACGGGATCGCAAAGGCTGACCGGTATATATCCCAGAAAAAACCGGTCTTCCTCTTCATCAGCCACTTTCACATCGATCACATTGCCGGGCTCCATACGCTGTGCAAGTTCCGGCTCAAAAAAGGTCTTTTCATCTTCAGCCAGCCGGGGAGTGCGGCACTCCTCGACCGATTCGTTGCCGATCCCTTCACCGTGCCCTTCGACATACTCCCCTTCAATGTAACCGTCCGGGAACTGGAGGCGGGCACCCACAAGATCCCGTTCGGGCTCACCTGCCTTCCTCTCGTCCACCCGGCCCCGTGCTTCGGGTACCGGCTGGAACTCGACGGAAAAGTCGTCACCTACTGCACCGACACCGGCGTCTGTGAGAATGCAGTCACCCTCGGGCGAAATGCCGATCTGCTCATTACCGAGTGCGGCCTCCGAAGCGGCGAGGTGAGCCCCGACTGGCCCCACCTCAACCCGGAGAACGCCATCGGGATTGCGCGGGAAGCCCGGGCCAAGCGGCTCGCACTCACCCACTTTGGCGCCGAAGTGTACGGAACCGTCCAGGAGCGGCTCGCCGTGCAGGAACGGCTCTCAAAGGAATGTCCCGGTCTTATTGCTGCAATGGACAACATGACGCTTGATCTCTGA
- a CDS encoding HEAT repeat domain-containing protein: MGVFDLFKQDDPDSICRRDVDRLMQDLRSDKAILVQEAIDGLQARGRAGLVPLLERLRVEDEAHKMPIVCVLLGLSGVTPAEICRSTKTTCHLENSELIHLFSLPGRNAIPGLLKYLTDNDGTVRSVAAGALARIGEPAHPLLVKALTHRSHRVRSGAADALARMNRVPSNNDDYYHFLIARERWSDLVRAKKAAVPFLIGILPDRYYRIRMDAATALGAIGDPRAVRPLGELLADPENEVCISAIEALGKIHNETAIPHLVRGLSHDSYNVRHMAATTLSACGWLPDTTEERARFYLASEQWHELSRMGRPAIPFLIQVLENPRYGLQAGVAAALKGMGKPGRDALVAAASHKNPVIRKAAEDILNESHSPAPGSAGPAHQDPVKAVVLPQGNKGPANTIATHPDPHLKSSEQPASCQAAPEQQGRDRQPHRSEPAGQDTSPAPVPVAQRVLSEIPKTRKPELPAPSTASVPEPHEREPDFSGCLQEGIQGTDTTEEEIRSLVAALKNKDGNIRAITVEALGRIGVRAIQALEGALTDPSWEVRLAAAEVLGQIKNERAVQPLITALHDTDGEVRAASACSLGKIGDFSAFVPLVQALEDPDFGARRNAESALAAFGEQGAQPAKRLLAHSNPLVRGSAATILGMIGSMETLPDLIFLFGDSDEGVRERAAIALGKTGSRAIPLLSEVLATGDPGRRLCAVTGLGHAGPGAEEYLVAACRDEDTTVRERARAFLTAASGSTPVSDTSHTSYEGFWPALPDDSPSHPGISAGEKTKAFAGETSNDANEIPGSEEGLPDMAGPLIGPLIDALKSPSSKTRMLAVQSLGRIGDCRAVSPLITLLGERDPIMRQIAAEALGQIGDTGAIPGLIRLLEDPFEQVRKSAASALGGIGHDDAVPGLIAALTDDDYSVRTEAGNILVRMGTLACPHLVLALVHPSRKIRRESASCLDQLGWGPEASQDRIHYLIAKEAWIELSGMEEAALPPLRRLVLASEEEDLRMGAILTLVKMENTHAIGLLIQALRDKSFLIRHKAMNALMDKGESAISPLMEATNSDDEHIRAASELILERITRRCSA; the protein is encoded by the coding sequence ATGGGAGTTTTCGATCTTTTCAAACAGGATGATCCCGACAGTATCTGCCGCAGGGATGTTGACCGCCTGATGCAGGATCTCCGGTCAGACAAAGCCATACTCGTGCAGGAGGCGATTGATGGCCTTCAGGCCAGGGGAAGAGCGGGCCTTGTTCCCTTGCTGGAGAGGCTCCGGGTTGAAGACGAAGCCCACAAGATGCCGATCGTCTGTGTCCTTCTGGGTCTCTCCGGGGTCACTCCTGCAGAGATCTGCAGGAGTACAAAAACAACCTGCCATCTGGAAAACAGCGAACTCATCCACCTCTTCTCCCTGCCCGGGAGGAATGCAATACCCGGTCTCCTGAAATATCTGACGGACAATGATGGAACGGTGCGCTCGGTAGCAGCAGGAGCACTCGCCCGGATTGGCGAACCGGCCCACCCCCTTCTCGTAAAAGCCCTTACCCACCGGTCGCACCGGGTCCGGTCCGGTGCCGCTGACGCACTTGCCCGCATGAACCGGGTGCCAAGCAATAACGATGACTATTACCATTTTCTGATCGCCCGGGAGCGCTGGTCCGATCTGGTCCGGGCAAAGAAGGCCGCGGTCCCGTTTCTTATCGGGATACTTCCGGATCGGTATTACCGGATCCGCATGGACGCAGCCACAGCGCTCGGTGCAATCGGGGATCCGCGGGCAGTACGACCCCTGGGAGAACTCCTGGCCGATCCCGAGAACGAAGTCTGCATCAGCGCGATCGAAGCCCTGGGGAAGATCCATAACGAAACCGCCATCCCGCACCTGGTCAGGGGCCTCAGCCATGATTCCTATAATGTCCGGCATATGGCAGCCACCACCCTGTCGGCATGCGGGTGGTTGCCGGATACCACCGAAGAGCGGGCCCGGTTCTATCTCGCCTCGGAACAATGGCACGAACTGTCCCGTATGGGAAGACCGGCAATCCCGTTCCTTATCCAGGTTCTCGAAAACCCGCGGTACGGGTTGCAGGCCGGGGTTGCAGCCGCGCTCAAAGGCATGGGAAAACCCGGCCGGGACGCTCTTGTTGCTGCAGCCAGTCATAAGAACCCGGTTATCCGTAAAGCGGCTGAGGATATCCTGAACGAGAGTCATTCTCCGGCACCGGGATCTGCCGGTCCGGCCCACCAGGATCCGGTGAAGGCGGTTGTTTTACCGCAGGGGAACAAGGGGCCCGCAAATACGATTGCAACCCACCCGGACCCTCATCTGAAATCATCTGAACAACCGGCTTCCTGCCAGGCAGCCCCGGAACAGCAGGGAAGAGACAGGCAACCACACAGATCTGAACCCGCAGGACAGGACACGAGCCCCGCACCAGTGCCGGTTGCGCAAAGAGTCCTTTCGGAAATCCCGAAAACCCGTAAGCCGGAGTTGCCCGCTCCATCCACTGCATCGGTCCCGGAACCTCATGAACGGGAGCCGGATTTTTCCGGTTGCCTGCAGGAAGGGATTCAGGGCACCGATACTACCGAAGAAGAGATCCGGTCGCTGGTAGCCGCCCTGAAAAACAAGGACGGAAATATCCGGGCCATTACCGTGGAAGCCTTAGGGCGAATCGGGGTCCGGGCCATCCAAGCGCTCGAAGGGGCGCTTACAGACCCCTCGTGGGAAGTCCGGCTTGCTGCAGCAGAGGTTCTGGGACAGATAAAAAATGAGCGTGCAGTACAGCCACTCATCACTGCCCTGCATGATACCGATGGGGAGGTCCGGGCAGCGTCAGCCTGCTCGCTTGGGAAGATCGGAGATTTTTCTGCATTTGTGCCTCTTGTCCAGGCACTGGAAGACCCGGATTTCGGGGCGCGCCGGAACGCGGAATCTGCACTTGCGGCATTTGGCGAACAGGGCGCACAACCCGCAAAAAGACTCCTAGCCCACTCAAACCCGCTTGTCCGGGGAAGTGCTGCAACGATTCTCGGGATGATCGGCAGCATGGAAACCCTTCCTGACCTCATATTCCTGTTCGGAGACTCCGACGAGGGGGTCAGGGAACGGGCTGCAATTGCACTCGGAAAGACCGGTTCCCGGGCTATCCCGCTGCTCTCTGAAGTTCTCGCCACCGGGGACCCGGGCCGGCGGCTCTGTGCCGTTACCGGTCTGGGTCATGCCGGCCCGGGGGCCGAAGAATACCTGGTTGCAGCCTGCCGGGACGAAGACACAACGGTGCGGGAGCGTGCCCGGGCATTTCTCACTGCCGCATCCGGCAGCACCCCGGTTTCCGATACTTCCCACACCAGTTACGAGGGATTCTGGCCGGCATTACCGGACGACTCCCCGTCTCATCCGGGCATCAGCGCCGGTGAGAAGACAAAGGCTTTCGCAGGTGAGACATCCAATGATGCCAATGAAATCCCCGGCAGTGAGGAAGGTCTGCCGGATATGGCCGGACCGCTGATCGGACCACTCATTGATGCCCTTAAATCTCCTTCGTCCAAAACCCGGATGCTGGCGGTCCAGTCGCTTGGCAGGATCGGGGACTGCCGGGCCGTCTCTCCCCTGATCACTCTGCTCGGGGAGAGGGATCCCATTATGAGGCAGATCGCAGCGGAGGCACTCGGGCAGATCGGTGATACCGGGGCGATACCGGGACTTATCCGGCTCCTGGAGGACCCGTTCGAGCAGGTGAGGAAGTCTGCAGCCAGTGCTCTCGGGGGAATCGGGCACGATGACGCGGTGCCGGGACTTATCGCTGCCCTGACCGATGACGATTATAGTGTCCGGACAGAAGCAGGAAATATCCTGGTCAGGATGGGCACCCTTGCATGCCCCCACCTTGTTCTGGCCCTTGTGCACCCGTCCCGGAAGATCCGCCGGGAGTCAGCATCCTGCCTGGATCAGCTCGGGTGGGGACCGGAAGCAAGTCAGGACCGCATTCACTATCTCATAGCAAAAGAGGCCTGGATCGAACTCTCCGGCATGGAGGAAGCGGCACTGCCCCCGCTCCGCAGGCTTGTCCTTGCAAGTGAGGAGGAGGACCTTCGCATGGGAGCGATCCTGACTCTCGTAAAGATGGAGAACACTCACGCCATCGGCCTGTTGATCCAGGCGCTCAGGGACAAAAGTTTCCTCATCCGCCACAAAGCGATGAATGCCCTCATGGACAAAGGCGAATCCGCCATCTCCCCACTGATGGAAGCAACGAATTCTGATGACGAGCATATCCGCGCTGCATCAGAACTTATCCTCGAGCGGATAACCCGCAGGTGCAGCGCCTGA